In the Pseudanabaena sp. PCC 7367 genome, one interval contains:
- a CDS encoding calcium-binding protein, protein MSGFDQSLTLVPGASQTIIIPSSILTVGQSASVTVLSADITGEDFSPFIEVLNPDGSVLTNGVATLDSDVQPNTFTRTINIPSVVDGGSYQVVISDSRDGDNPNPATRFTVEVDSELGTFNNQANENTPEIGSDRSFAGWVGATDPDDFYQIPLTATGTIEASLSSVSADADIELLADDGTTVLATGGEDDSITFDVMDADSTFFIRVFRAAEELPGDASDEGNGSTTYTLDLTIPESPQETPVTITPPTTTTESPNEPTGLDNIVGGGFFNFTDGDDNVNLADVPESAGISIRALSGNDLIIGTDGNEFDINGNQGNDTIEAGDGNDAVMRGGKGSDSIDGGSGNDILNGNNDNDTVVGGNGDDTIRGGMDNDILLGGSGNDFLIGDLGQDILTGEGGSDVFVLRSDGGAAASTLAEADVVTDFSNVFDRIGLSGGTNFSDLTFEAVNLTLGADTPVAATAIRVGTDGDYLGIVAGIDIATLDNASLFIDASGQLNFG, encoded by the coding sequence ATGTCTGGTTTTGATCAATCTTTAACTCTAGTTCCCGGTGCGTCCCAAACAATCATTATTCCCAGTAGCATTTTGACTGTTGGTCAGAGTGCGAGTGTTACTGTGCTTAGTGCTGATATTACCGGTGAAGATTTTAGCCCTTTTATTGAGGTGCTTAATCCCGATGGCTCGGTGCTGACTAATGGCGTGGCAACGCTTGACTCGGATGTGCAGCCGAATACCTTCACGCGCACGATTAATATTCCCAGTGTGGTTGATGGAGGCAGCTATCAGGTTGTGATCTCAGATTCACGGGATGGCGATAATCCCAATCCTGCCACCCGGTTTACGGTTGAGGTCGATAGTGAACTTGGTACTTTTAATAACCAAGCGAATGAGAATACACCGGAAATTGGCAGCGATCGCAGCTTTGCTGGTTGGGTTGGTGCCACCGATCCCGATGACTTCTATCAAATTCCGCTCACCGCCACCGGCACGATCGAAGCTTCGCTATCATCCGTATCCGCTGATGCTGATATTGAATTATTGGCAGATGACGGCACCACGGTTTTAGCTACGGGCGGCGAGGATGACAGCATTACGTTTGATGTGATGGATGCTGACTCTACTTTCTTTATTCGTGTTTTTAGGGCGGCCGAAGAATTACCAGGGGATGCCAGTGATGAGGGTAATGGCAGCACCACCTATACCCTGGATTTAACTATACCTGAATCGCCGCAGGAAACTCCGGTCACGATTACGCCGCCTACCACCACAACCGAAAGCCCCAATGAGCCTACCGGCTTAGATAACATTGTCGGTGGTGGCTTTTTTAACTTCACTGACGGTGATGATAATGTCAACTTGGCGGATGTGCCAGAATCGGCTGGGATCTCGATCCGAGCCCTATCGGGTAATGATCTGATCATTGGCACCGATGGTAATGAGTTTGATATTAATGGCAATCAGGGTAACGATACGATCGAAGCTGGTGATGGCAATGACGCAGTGATGCGCGGTGGCAAAGGCTCCGATTCGATCGATGGCGGCTCTGGCAATGACATCCTGAATGGCAATAACGACAATGACACCGTAGTTGGTGGTAATGGTGACGATACGATCCGGGGCGGCATGGATAATGATATCTTGCTGGGCGGATCGGGGAATGACTTCCTGATTGGCGATCTTGGCCAGGATATTCTCACCGGTGAAGGTGGTAGTGATGTGTTTGTGTTACGCAGTGATGGTGGCGCGGCAGCCAGCACGCTTGCGGAAGCGGACGTAGTGACGGATTTCTCCAATGTGTTCGATCGGATCGGCCTAAGTGGTGGCACTAACTTTAGTGATCTAACCTTTGAGGCGGTTAATTTGACCCTGGGCGCTGATACGCCGGTGGCGGCAACGGCGATTCGGGTTGGCACTGATGGCGACTATTTGGGAATCGTGGCCGGAATTGATATTGCTACGCTTGATAATGCATCGTTGTTCATTGATGCTAGTGGTCAATTGAATTTTGGTTAA
- a CDS encoding J domain-containing protein has translation MIDKSLELGKINTHYALLGLTPWANERQIRQAYRELSKLYHPDTTELPAMEAVEKFRQINDAYAILSSPERRSTYDRSIQMYILQVMQARQDNPYGDRSTQYDIDDLPIERPLSNGEIFVLLLMALTFLGCIALVVAVAWLRGDRLMPELVTGAAAYLHYLRVAITSCFYLNLGI, from the coding sequence ATGATTGATAAAAGCTTAGAGCTAGGCAAAATCAATACCCACTATGCTTTGCTAGGACTTACGCCCTGGGCAAATGAGCGCCAGATCCGGCAGGCCTATCGAGAATTGAGTAAGTTATATCACCCCGATACAACCGAGTTGCCAGCGATGGAGGCGGTCGAAAAATTTCGCCAGATCAATGATGCCTATGCGATCTTAAGTAGTCCAGAACGACGCAGCACCTACGATCGCAGCATTCAAATGTATATTCTCCAGGTGATGCAAGCCAGGCAGGACAATCCCTATGGCGATCGATCGACTCAGTATGATATCGACGACCTGCCGATCGAAAGACCCCTGTCCAATGGTGAAATATTTGTGTTGTTGTTAATGGCATTGACTTTTTTGGGCTGTATTGCCCTGGTTGTTGCGGTGGCCTGGTTACGGGGCGATCGCCTCATGCCTGAGCTAGTCACTGGTGCGGCGGCTTATTTACATTACCTGCGAGTTGCGATTACTTCTTGTTTCTATTTAAATCTTGGCATTTAA